The genomic stretch tttttagggatatcttggttgagtttgaaaaaagtcgtgatcagtgaaaaaacatggccgtcagggtgTGGGGAGTTTTCTCTATAGGGAAAGCATGTGACCAGTCTTgcagacacattttttgcccaatcttcatgatatttgttggTCAGATTTTTTTCCTGTAAACGACGGTTCAAAAATGGTTTTCCTAATATTAATACACTAAAAAGCCCGTGAACACTCTAAACGTCACTTAATATGGCCAATCATCATATGATacttggttaaaacatttgtttcattgatatttcggatgagtttgaaaatgatcatGATAAGTGGAAAGACATGGCCGCTAttggatggggcagttttctttatatgtatgaaagaagcttttttccttatatatatatatatatatatatatatatatatatatatatatatttttttattatttttttttaatctggtattaaaatcatggccaccagggtAGGTTTGGTAATTTTCtgtataggcctattgtgaatactttggaacaccttattttttaAGTCAGTATTGTCAtacaaataatttgaaatatttgcagaAGAGTTTAAATCTTTGTTTCTTTTAATCTAAGTCTTTCTCAGGGGAAGTCGTTTAGTAGTAGAAATGTATCAAATCGATTGATGTTTACTTTACAACAAAAGTTGGACACCCAAGAGATTATGGATGTCACAATAATTGTCTCGACAGAAAAAAACGTGCTAACGTTCACAACACTGAATTTCAGGAAAATCCATGCTAATTCAAGTAATAGAACCTGCGTCTAAATAAGTCTTGTTTGGTATGAGGCTATTTAATTTGTGaacacataaacaaataatatggTTGTGcattgtgaaaaggggtttaacgcatgtgcgtgaagtttcgtcccagatttgtctgtgcagtccgcactttccacttttatgtatattttttgttttaagaatgttTCTTTTTTGCAAACATCCATTTTAGGCGGTAaaatgtcgtcactgattagccttgtgcggaatgcacagaCAAATCTGAGACGAAACTTGAGCCTGTGAAGACtaaacatgctaatctgggatgacactttacacacatacctttaacccccttttcacagattgagGCTCAAATGATTGTTTTTAAACCTTGCCTTTCAATTCTACCAttccatttaaaacattaaaaatggCAGGAAAAAATGAATAACCAAAATTTTTTGCTTGACTTGAAACCTGTCCTACATTTCAGTCCAAGAATCAACACTATAAAAAATGTTGAGATTATAAAGAATAActaataatataatgttataaaattaACGTACATGTTCATTTCAAGAAATGAACGTGTGGCATCATTTACATTTGTGACAAGGTCTAGTTATGCTATTAATTGTTTCTTGGACGttatttttataacttgtttatatttctatTGCTACAGGAGAGGAACTGCTGGTCTGGTACGGAGACGAATTCGCCAGAGAACTTGGCCTCATCAGAGACAAAAACGTGTGCAGAGATTCCAGTAAAAACAGAAGTCACTTAAAGATACACATGAGGaaacatacaggagaaagacattacaagtgtgaggtgtgtgattTTGCATGTAAACACAGTGGTTCcctgaagagacacatgaggatacatacaggagagagacctttcaagtgtgaggtgtgtggtaatgAATTTAAACATAGTggtaacttgaagacacacatgaggatacatacaggagaaagaccgtacaagtgtgaggtgtgtggttatgctgGTAAACATAGTGGTaacttgaagaaacacatgaggatacatacaggagaaagaccgtacaagtgtgaggaatGTGGTAATGCTTGTAAATCAAGAGGTGCGTTGAaaacacacatgaggatacatacaggagagagacagtacaagtgtgaggtgtgtggctatttatgtaaacaaagtggtagcTTGCAGATACACATGAGAAttcatacaggagaaagaccctACAAGTGTGAAGAGTGTGATTATGCTTGTAAAGATAGTGGTGTGTTGAAGACACACATtatgatacatacaggagagagaccgtacaagtgtgaggtgtgtggttatgaatttaaattaagTGGTAACTTgcagacacacatgaggatacatacaggagaaagaccgtacaaaTGTGAGGTGTGTGGCTATGAATTTAAATTAAGTGGTAACTTGAAGAtgcacatgaggatacatacaggagaaagaccgttcAAGTGTGAAAAGTGTGATTTTGCATTTATAAACAGAATTGGGTTGAAGAGACACATgcggatacatacaggagagagaccgtacaagtgtgaggtgtgtggttataaatttaaattaagtggTAACTTgcagacacacatgaggatacatacaggagaaagaccatACAAGTGTGGGGAGTGTGATTTTGCTTGTAAACAACGTGGTgatttgaagagacacatgaggatacatacaggagaaagaccgttcaagtgtgaggagtgtgattATGCGTGTAAACAAAGAAGTCATTTGAAGATACACATGAAGATTCATAAAGGAGAGAGATAGTACAAGTATGAGGATTGTGGCTATGAATGTAACCATAGTAGAAACTTGCAGATAAACATTATGATACATATAGGACAGTTAAAGTTTGAGGTGTGTGACTATTTATGCCAATAGAATGctaacttgaagacacacatgaggatacatacaggagaaataCCGTataagtgtgaggagtgtgataATGCTTGTAAACAAAGTTGTGAATTGAAGAggcacatgaggatacatacaggagagagagtGCACGTGTGAGATGTTTGGTTATTTATGTAAACATAGTCATAACCTGAAGAggcacatgaggatacatacatgtacaggcgagagaccgtacaagtgtaAGGTGTGTGGCTATTTATGTAATCATGGTCATGACTTGAAGACACACATTGGGATACATAGAGGCAAGGGATAGCATGCGTGTGAGGAGTGTGCTAATGCGTGGTGTGTTGACAATACACAAGAGAATTAATACAGGAGAGAAACCGTAGTGTGAGGTGTGTTGCTTTTAATGTTAACATAGTGGTCACTTGCAGACTCACATGAacatacatacaggagaaaggcCGTTAAAGTGTGAGTGTGTAGTTATGCATGTTACATGAGTGAAACCTTAAAGATACACACAGTGATACATACAGAACAGAGACAGTATAAGTGGTTATTAATGTAACTTTAGTGGCCCCTTGAAGGAaaacatgaggatacatacaagAGAGAGACCGTACAGGTGTAAAATGTGTGATTGTGCATGTAAAAACAGTGGTCACTTGAAGATACAAatgatgatacatacaggagaaagaccatTCAAGTTTAAGGTGTGTGGCTATTTATGTAAACAGAGTGGTAACTTGAAGAAACACATCAGGagacatacaggagagagaccgtacaagtgtgaggagtgtgattATGCGTGTACAAAAACTGGTTTCTTGAAGACACACGtgatgatacatacaggagacAGACCGTACAAGTGTGGGGTGTGTGATTATGCATGTAAACAAAGTTGTTTGTTGAAGTCACATATGATGATTCATACAGGCGAAAGACCGTACAAGTTCAAGGTGTCCGGTTATGCATGTATCTAGTATGATCGCATGAAGAGACACATGAAGAGACATGCTTGGTTATACTTGTAAATATATTGGTGATTTGAAGAAACGCATGAGAGTACGTATGGAAGAAAGACTTAAAAGTGTAAGGTGTGTGGTTATCCATGTTTCCATAGGAGGAAGACTTTACAGAGTGTTAGGTGTGCAGTTATCCATGTATCCATGGGAGGAAGACTTTCAAGATTATTAGGTGTGTTGTTATCCATGTATCCATGGGAGTAAGACTTTAAAGAGTATTAGGTGTTTTGTTATCCATGTATTCATGGGAGTAAGACTTTAACGAATGTTAAGGTGTCAGGTTATCCATGTAACCAGAGTGGTCCTTTGAAAACTTAAAGAGGCACATGagaatatataatgatataagaGAAGAAAGAgcttaaacataaacatataaacaaatctCTGAAACCAGTAGAGAGACTCCGTGACGCACGTTATTTTTCATGACCTTATGAAGCAATAAACAATGCTTTGATAGAGTAGCTTTCAATTTGAATTTAAATTCTCTCGTCTATTAATTTTTAACTcgacttttcaaagaaaaaagagagctatactactcgcctcggcgtcggcgttggttaaagttgttctataaagtcaaataactttaacactatcaaagataattaactcaaacttggattACTTCTtaatggcaacaagacaattgtgtatgataagttgcataactctgtcagtaatattttaagagttatgcccctttttatacttagaaaattgaaaatttggttaagttttgtgtttgggtccattttattcctaaagtatcaaagctattgctttcatacttgcaacacttactaactatcataagtggactgtgcaggcaaagttatgcaactcttactggcattttgacagaattatggccccttttatacttagaaaattgaaaattttgttaagttttgtggtttggtccattttactcctaaagtatcatagctattgctttcagacttgaaaaACTCACttactattataaggggactgtacaggacgaTTTGTATAtttctggttggcattttgacggaataatggccctttttgacttagttaatttaaatatcttgttatatttatatgagtttagattcactttacttctaaagtatcaatgctattgctttcaaacttaaaattcTTTCTTACTATCGTGAAGTTGCTGTACCTGGCCAAGTTGAatttgcccttgacctttgaatgatcttGTATCTCAAGTTTAATTCAGTAAatgttgcttaaattgccataacttctttatctaggatcagatttgattaatACTTACAACAACACTTACAATGTACCTGATAAACTAGTACCataatggactccacccaaaccatcccctacgCCCCCTTCCAAGAACCaaccccccccccttaaaaaaaaattcctcTCGGTAGTTtcgcatatagcagttaaactgtccgtcggtctgtgcgtccgtccgaaaactttatcattggtcataactttgcaatattgaagaaagcaacttgataattggcatgcatgggtatctcatggagctgtacatttggagtggaaaaaggtcaaggtcatccttcaaggtcaaaggtcaaaatttgcaatatttaagatagcaacaaTATAtatggcattcatgcatatctcatggagcttcacattttgagttcaaggtcattcttcaaggtcaatttcaaaggtcaaattttgcaatattgaagatagcaactcgatatttggcatgcatgcgtatctcatggagctgcacattttgagtggtaaaaggtcagggtcatctaagatcaaaggtcaaattttgcaatattgaagatagcaacttgatatttggcatgcatgcgtatctcatggagttgcacattttgagtggttaaaggtcaaggacatccttccaggtcaaaggtcaaattttgcaatattgaagaaagatagcaactccatatttggcatgcatgcgtatatcataaagctgcactttttgaatggtgaaaagtcaaggtcatccttctaggtcaaaggtcaaatatacggcttcaaagcggcacattagggtgcaatgtgtttcacgaacacagctcttgcttttttcttatttttgaaatatcatctaataaatgaccacgccCCAACATCAttccccctctcaaccccccacACACAAAAAGATTGTTTTTtcaacatggtaaaaaaaacattttattattttatttctgaaagaccgtccaaccatcccacccaactattgctatcaaacttgaaatataatcttattagtttgttttatgttttaacacatgttcaatagattgtggaaaatatacctgaactcagaatcgtctataatgccCTACTTCTTGAAAACAATAGCGATCATTCAATTTCACTTATGGTCCTCTTGCAGATAgcatatgactatattaccttaaCCTTATTGAATTTGAAGATTTTTCCCATGAAAGCGTACAATTAGTATTTGTTCAATGATTGCTTTTACCGTTTATCGATAGACTCTTAGAAAAAATAAGCCACTCCATCCATCGTGTTATCCTTCAGTCTCCTAAATTTAACGTCATGGCAACAATTCATGGTGAACAGTAAAATTTGGCCATTTAAAGGTTTGTCAAGAGTAAACTTtattatgcatttaaaaatattattaaccaCATTTTCAAATTTGGTAACTGATTGTCATGTTTAACAATTGTCATCCTAACATTTTATTCACACTCAAAAGATGGGTCAAACAGTAACGTATAAGTCAATTGTTCAATTTCAGCAAATTACAGTTTGGTCTGAACTGCAATTTCATTATTCATCATGCTATGGTCATGGGCATGGCATAGCTTGTTCAAGATTTGCAAGCATTTTTGATAATGGGTATTTTATACTGCCAACAGGGCATCTGCCTAGTTCAGAGTgtacttattatttattattttgaagagGGCCAATTCAAAGACATGGTGGAATAAGTAatagttattatattattatttatgagttGTAAGTGAAATACCGCTTCATGCATGCTATTTATCCGGATGTTCCTAACATACAGAGCAAAACCTGCAGTTAGGCAGCCGTTGAAAAGAGAAAAAGCCTGCCGTTATGAAGCCGATGCAGAAAGGCAAAGTCTGTGGTTAGGCCGCTCAAGTACAGAGGCATAGCATGCGGTTAGGCAGCCATTGTAAAGAGGCAAAGCTTTCGCTTATGCAGCCGATGTACAGGGGCAAGTGCAGTAAGGCAGTCGATGCACAGAGGTAACGCCTGTGGTTAGGAAGCCGATGGACAGAGGCAAAGCCTGCGGTTAGGCAGCAATTCTACAGAGGCAAAGCCTGCCGATAGGCCGATAAAGTACACAGGCAAAGCTTGTGGTAAAGCAGCTCAAGTACAGAGGCAAAGCCTGTGGTTAGGCAGCTTAAGTACAGAGGCAAAGCCTGCGGTGAGGCTAAACAACAGAGGCAAAACCTGCGGTTAGGCAGCAATTCTACAGAGGCAAAGCCTGCGGTTATGCAGCCGATGTACAGGGGCAAATCTTTCGTTAAGGCCGTTGATGCACAGAGGCAACGCCTGCGGTTAGGCAGCCGATGCAAAGAGGCCAAGCCTGCGGTTAGGCCGCTCAAGTACAGATGCAAAGCCTGAGGTTAAGCAGCTTAAGTACAGCAGCAAAGCCTGGGGTTAGGCAGCCGATGCACAGTGGCAAAGTCTGCGGATAGGCCGCTCAAGTACAGAGGCAAAGCCTGAGGTTTAGCAGCTTAAGTACAGAGGCAAAGCCTGCGGTTCGGCAGCCGTTGTACAGAGGCAACGCCTTTGATTAGGCAGCTAAATTACAGAATTACAGAGGCAAAACCTGCGGTTAGGCAGCCATTGTACAGGGGCAAAGCTTGCGATAAGGCAATCGATGCACAAAGGCAACGTCTGCGGTAAGGAAGCCGATGCTTAGGGGCAAAGCTTGCAGTAAGGCAGTCGATGCGCTGAGGCAAAGCCTTCAGTTAGGCAACGAAAGTACAGAGGCAAAGTATGCGGTAAGGCAGCTAAAGTACAGATGAAATGTCTGCCGTAGACAGCTTAAGTACAGAGGCAAAGACTGCGGCGGGCAGCTTAATACAGAAGCAATTTTTATGAAGCTGATGGTTCGCATGCTACTGTAATTTATTTTTCAGGAATTTCTCTTAGACTTTTTAATAACATCGTCATCCGAGCTTTTGACAACATgaatgtagtttttttaaattctgtaagAACTAGGTGTGACTTTGAACAAACAATGTCAACATATTATTGAGACTGGATAAAAACTATTATTACAAGATGATTGTTTATATAAGTTTGCCAGTTATATTTATGAATACGTAGACCACTGGGTTAAGCAGACACATGCATATACAATTATTTCATCAATACaattaattttacaacaaaagtAAGTGTTTTATCAATGCTGTTTAAGCATGGCACGGCGCCATGCCTttttttgtagcgccacgctgcccctttcaaagccatttagcgccacgctggCCTTTCCAAAGACCGtcgccctgccctttcatgagtATACCAATATACATTACATACAACTGGCTATCATGCACCCTAATTGACAACATCTTAATTACCGcttgaccaaacttctaagccgACTGTATCTGAGTATGGCCCCGATGCAGCGAAGATTCCCGCGGTTCTGAATTTGTCATGCGTGTAAAACctcgtgtcaatatcaatcgataatgtcagtggCTTTGTCGTAACAAGCACGCTAATAGGCCCttaatgtgtactcctccacgataaaattgtGGACAGTTAATCCGGAGACCTTGATGTTATCCTCATGGAAtggactgatcccggaaaagcacgagtttagaaaaacccactaagaccccggtacaaacaacgctggtccattatatcaaccaatgatagcttcctttaaataataacggttgatacggtgtgtggtATACTGTGAGCTACGTGTACATATAAGCTTGCATGCTGATGAGGCTCTACTCATCAGTTCTGTTCTTAAATAACTGTAATTTAATACCGcaaaacacagaaaaatattgtataaaacacTGTTATTGACCACCTTAAGTATTGATAATGTAAATAATACATCCAATACAAAAGGTAATCGTCtttaaaaacttcaaaacaaaaatataaaatagaaatagtATCATGTTGAACAGCAACGCGTTTAGAATTGTCACAGCAAATAACTGATATTAGCGTTTGCGCATAATTTCGATGTTTGtcgtttgtttaaaaatatgcgaTAAAATGGGTAGCTATCCCGCTTGCTTTAAAGAAAGATTTTATCGTACAAATATGATAAGGTCAGAGCATGATGTCGTTATCAGCATTTCAAACAAACGCCGACGCCTAAATAGTTTGCTGTTCCATATGTGACTTCTACATCCGCACAGAGATATGCTATTATATCCTTGCCGCCATTTCACACGATGATGGTtgattaaaattgtattgttatttcataTGATTTTAAGTCTGTTTTATATTTTGCTATGCAAGACAATATATAACCGGTTTTAAACCAGGGtcattaattgattttttttataaaccgaCTAATATAAGATGTTATTAACGAAATATAACACGTATGGTCTTTATGCTTTCAGTGcagaatatttttgtaaaataaattttgctatttaagtttttatcaaattaatattCTCCGTTACGCGACCAGTTTTAAGCtcaataacataattttaacaaacttccTAGAGGAGCACTTTCTTTTAtcgaaacaagagatgtgtttgtcagaaacaccatgccccctattgcgccgttttgaagccatatatttgacttttgaccttgaaggatgaccttgacctttcaacactcaaaatgtgcagctccacgagatactcttgcatgctaaatatcaagttgctatcttcaatattgcaaaactgattgcaaaagtttaaccaaggttcaagttttccacagaatgacagacaggccaaaaacaatatacccccgaccattcgatccgggggtatacaaaaacaaaactgtttcAAAGAAGACTTAAACTTGTTCataaatgtttacataaaaaagtaaatacaaaACACTTGACCCTATGCGTGTGGCCATTTTTACATAACAGgtgttatttgaactaacttaTGGTAAAGAACCACTAAACGGTCTTACGgcacacatatatacacattttttcagTTCATAAAGACAACATCAAAATTGTACAACCGGGGCGTGGTCAGTATTAATCCCATGAGCATAGTTTGAACCACCTTTGCAGATGATCTCTTTATAATATGGTATAACAAATAATGGTTACAGGTCCGTATAAAGCATGTGACCGGGGGTCGTAGCGAGCTTGACACCAACAGCAAGATATGAAAAATCTACGTTGAGGAATTCTATATGATTTTACATACCAATATATCAAACCTTTGAGCCTTGTTTGTAAGCTTTGTTCGGTGTTTTTTATTCGTTAAAATTTAGAAACCACGCAGATCTAAGATAATAAACAGCCCAGAAGGcgatatattgtgttaaatatatcgtgcgtcgccgcggcTGTCGCGCAAAATACCGTGCGTCGcagcgactgtcgcgcaaaatatcgtgtgtcgcccttgatgaaagaattcagaccgcgacacacgacgcacgaagcgatactcgatattttgcgcgacagtcgcggcgacatgcgatatttgtactgttcaaatatcgctgtaataatatcgcctgtcgactgtcgcgttttcaaaaaattagaatgcgacagtcgcccttttatatgcgatatctcgccctttgaacaAGACCGTCGCACTTTaggaacgcgaccgtcgcccttttatatgcgatatctcgccctttgaGAACGCAACGTCGCCCTTTTATAGGCGATATATCAtatataaaagggcgacggtcgcgttcataaagggcTACGGTCATGTTCAAAGGGCGACAGTTTTAGTTGTCTCAAAAGTAGTTGTAGTTATAAGAGCAGTAGTTTTGGTAGgagattttgtttttattgtagtTTTTGTTATAGTATTACAAACAGTACTATTTAGAAATCTCATGATGGCGAATTATTTGAAATAGGAAAgttaaatatgtatacaataaatGTAAATCTCAATTTTCATTGCAAATACATTCACAAAAGTCACATCATATAATACAACACTGGTACAAGTTACAAATAAAacttatttcgtacatatttctTCATAGACGTTCAGTCGTTCTGGCAATAAAACTAACTAGTAGATTTCCCCTTGCTTCCCACTGAATCtggaaattaaattttaaaaaatgttagtCTATACAAAATATTGGCAATCATTTCCCCGTTTGGACCCCTTAATAGTGTACCAACATAATAAAATAGCGCATTAATAACCCAGGTGAATTTTTGGAAGAGAAAATgcacatattcatttaaatagTATGGTATTACTTAAAACCTTATCAGCCAACAT from Dreissena polymorpha isolate Duluth1 chromosome 10, UMN_Dpol_1.0, whole genome shotgun sequence encodes the following:
- the LOC127847814 gene encoding putative zinc finger protein 66 isoform X4 encodes the protein MSDTVSVVTLNSDQEQGDLNSVCVKIETDEWYNAAAGLYSVCAKSEQVVCEERQPDCNKQDGLNVVHEQTVCLQIDQYCTKQDGFTFKCVQSEQTEYEIMHQDANAQDFVKYTKNDPNALCDHTFDQYCSRPTVGGETIQMDHCSNFNVQRHSNSDKNYSESAENAVTTAVPVFLKPAKKKINKKGDRVKIVKRIKKAKIPEKEKTMYNLQERNLASCMNLAARDNDHFLYCGECNTEFEGDCPVHGPYNYILDKEVPEGDPLKANHTVPDCLEIKTSKIAKAGLGVFSKKGLESRVMFGPYGGDIVAENQKSGYCWQTLKEGKPSHFVDAQNKATSNWMRYVNCAMTEADQNLVAFQYKGGIYYCTLKQILPGEELLVWYGDEFARELGLIRDKNVCRDSSKNRSHLKIHMRKHTGERHYKCEVCDFACKHSGSLKRHMRIHTGERPFKCEVCGNEFKHSGNLKTHMRIHTGERPYKCEVCGYAGKHSGNLKKHMRIHTGERPYKCEECGNACKSRGALKTHMRIHTGERQYKCEVCGYLCKQSGSLQIHMRIHTGERPYKCEECDYACKDSGVLKTHIMIHTGERPYKCEVCGYEFKLSGNLQTHMRIHTGERPYKCEVCGYEFKLSGNLKMHMRIHTGERPFKCEKCDFAFINRIGLKRHMRIHTGERPYKCEVCGYKFKLSGNLQTHMRIHTGERPYKCGECDFACKQRGDLKRHMRIHTGERPFKCEECDYACKQRSHLKIHMKIHKGER
- the LOC127847814 gene encoding zinc finger protein 737-like isoform X6 — its product is MTIIVQSVRKEAYNAQFLLFIVLLLLAYTESAENAVTTAVPVFLKPAKKKINKKGDRVKIVKRIKKAKIPEKEKTMYNLQERNLASCMNLAARDNDHFLYCGECNTEFEGDCPVHGPYNYILDKEVPEGDPLKANHTVPDCLEIKTSKIAKAGLGVFSKKGLESRVMFGPYGGDIVAENQKSGYCWQTLKEGKPSHFVDAQNKATSNWMRYVNCAMTEADQNLVAFQYKGGIYYCTLKQILPGEELLVWYGDEFARELGLIRDKNVCRDSSKNRSHLKIHMRKHTGERHYKCEVCDFACKHSGSLKRHMRIHTGERPFKCEVCGNEFKHSGNLKTHMRIHTGERPYKCEVCGYAGKHSGNLKKHMRIHTGERPYKCEECGNACKSRGALKTHMRIHTGERQYKCEVCGYLCKQSGSLQIHMRIHTGERPYKCEECDYACKDSGVLKTHIMIHTGERPYKCEVCGYEFKLSGNLQTHMRIHTGERPYKCEVCGYEFKLSGNLKMHMRIHTGERPFKCEKCDFAFINRIGLKRHMRIHTGERPYKCEVCGYKFKLSGNLQTHMRIHTGERPYKCGECDFACKQRGDLKRHMRIHTGERPFKCEECDYACKQRSHLKIHMKIHKGER
- the LOC127847814 gene encoding zinc finger protein 737-like isoform X5; the encoded protein is MTIIVQSVRKEVYNVQFLLCVVLLLLAHTESAENAVTTAVPVFLKPAKKKINKKGDRVKIVKRIKKAKIPEKEKTMYNLQERNLASCMNLAARDNDHFLYCGECNTEFEGDCPVHGPYNYILDKEVPEGDPLKANHTVPDCLEIKTSKIAKAGLGVFSKKGLESRVMFGPYGGDIVAENQKSGYCWQTLKEGKPSHFVDAQNKATSNWMRYVNCAMTEADQNLVAFQYKGGIYYCTLKQILPGEELLVWYGDEFARELGLIRDKNVCRDSSKNRSHLKIHMRKHTGERHYKCEVCDFACKHSGSLKRHMRIHTGERPFKCEVCGNEFKHSGNLKTHMRIHTGERPYKCEVCGYAGKHSGNLKKHMRIHTGERPYKCEECGNACKSRGALKTHMRIHTGERQYKCEVCGYLCKQSGSLQIHMRIHTGERPYKCEECDYACKDSGVLKTHIMIHTGERPYKCEVCGYEFKLSGNLQTHMRIHTGERPYKCEVCGYEFKLSGNLKMHMRIHTGERPFKCEKCDFAFINRIGLKRHMRIHTGERPYKCEVCGYKFKLSGNLQTHMRIHTGERPYKCGECDFACKQRGDLKRHMRIHTGERPFKCEECDYACKQRSHLKIHMKIHKGER